The region AATGAGGCAAGGAACCCGGCAATTTTGAGGCTTAAAGCAAGTGATCCAGAAGCATTTGAAAAATGGAAAAGCAATAGAGAAGAACAGCTGAGGAGAGAATTTGAGCTGGATAAGCCTTTCTGGGAGAGAGTAATATCCAAAACAAAAAATACTCTGCTGCTTAACTTTGGAAACGCAAGAAGCCCGGTATTTGGTGAGATAAAGGTATCAAAAATTATTGAAAAAGCGATTCCAAGAACAGTCCTGCTTTTCACGACTGCTCAGATAATTATAACGTTTATTGGCCTCCTTCTCGGTATAAAAGCAGCTCAAAAGGCCGGTAAGTTTGTGGACAAGCTTTTATCTGTTCTCGCCATGCTCACCGCAAGTCTCCCAATGTGGTGGGTGGGTATGGTCTTTATCCTTGCATTTTCGTTCCAGCTTGGAATATTTCCTGCTTCCAGCCTTCCAAATCCAAATCTGGAGGGTTTTGCCTACTATAAGGATCTGCTCTGGAGGATGGTCCTTCCCCTGATAACTGTGGTATTCGTCAGCTTTGGAGGCTGGGCATACACCACGAGGAACATAATGATCAGCACCATGCATGAGGATTTCATAACCGTTGCAAGGGCCAAAGGCGTTCCGGAAAACAGAGTTATATACGGGCATGCTCTCAAAGCAGCATCACCACCCATAGTTACCAACGTTATTATCGGTCTTCTCGGATCCTTAGGTGGAGCCATAATCACCGAGGCGGTGTTCAACTGGCCCGGTATGGGAAGGCTGTACTGGGTGGCTTTGCAGCAGAGTGAGGTTAATCTGCTCATGGGTGTGACTTACGTTACGGTTGCGCTCTTCTTGGCTTCGATGATAATTGCCGATGTGATTTACGGCTATCTGGACCCGAGAGTAAGGGTTGGTAGGTGATCTGGCAATGAGGCTCGAAGACGTCGTTGACAGCGCAAAAGATTTCCTGTATGAATTCAGGTATCAGAAGGGCGGAATTTTGGGGTTTATTTTGCTCATTCTCCTCATTCTGGCTGCGGTTTTTGCTCCAAACATCACTTCGCCTGACGTACCTGAGAGATGGTCAAAAGAGTTCTGGGTTGAAAACCCCCCGAACGTCCCGCCTACATGGATAAACTACTTTTCGTCGGAAAAACTGGCTCCTCATGAGATTCTCTCTCTGGATGACATGCAGGTGGAGGAGCTCGATGGTGGGGGAGTGCTGCTCAGGATTGTGTACAAAAACACGTATGATG is a window of Geoglobus acetivorans DNA encoding:
- a CDS encoding ABC transporter permease subunit, with amino-acid sequence MSFARYLGIRIFNALLVLIFVTFVVSILFVKVAEDDAKTRIAEVINNEARNPAILRLKASDPEAFEKWKSNREEQLRREFELDKPFWERVISKTKNTLLLNFGNARSPVFGEIKVSKIIEKAIPRTVLLFTTAQIIITFIGLLLGIKAAQKAGKFVDKLLSVLAMLTASLPMWWVGMVFILAFSFQLGIFPASSLPNPNLEGFAYYKDLLWRMVLPLITVVFVSFGGWAYTTRNIMISTMHEDFITVARAKGVPENRVIYGHALKAASPPIVTNVIIGLLGSLGGAIITEAVFNWPGMGRLYWVALQQSEVNLLMGVTYVTVALFLASMIIADVIYGYLDPRVRVGR